The Leptospira fletcheri genome includes a region encoding these proteins:
- a CDS encoding glycosyl hydrolase family 67 — translation MSKQFFLTIADTSAPFFLEHAEGSVNWSKAPLSALEKKKNAIPSKKKHRRVRESFGKYTKRIAEIGFNSVTVDELCYLVPHPFFPEELNAKIRSYRKKYKKLFKIARAQKLRIFLTADFLSFHPTMTERTKGDLDACIDLFLIGLDGFFNDFPEVDGIVLRIGESDGVDVRADFKSKLLLKTPEQTNYFLRRSVPIFEKHNKLMIFRTWTLGAYEVGDLIWNPETYRKVFRNIRSDSLVISMKYGEGDFFRYLRLNPLFLQDDRPKLLELQARREYEGFGEYPSFVGWLYERYRTQLRHAKNLVGLSVWTQTGGWSSFRNFTFLKNSSFWNELNAFVSLKLFTKDWSVEKCVSKFYQGARQEEFYRFLKLSDRVIEDLLYDPEFAGKTYYLHRVRLPPLLHVTWDRVTVSDPFRFLYSALSGNPNLSIRSGESAFPLLDEMNRLAEKLDLPYNHEFQKETFYLLLLCRKLLYNRDLSREETLLEEALEKAKDYHERYPDTYRFHILPRKNLPGTFQKFLLRLFVRGRSRYRILDRILYHPALRFLYYLVYLRIRRRLPSFLNQQAMPVRELLR, via the coding sequence ATGTCCAAGCAATTCTTTCTCACGATCGCAGACACTTCGGCTCCTTTCTTTCTGGAGCATGCGGAAGGCTCCGTCAATTGGTCCAAAGCCCCTCTCTCCGCGCTGGAAAAAAAGAAGAACGCGATTCCTTCCAAGAAGAAACACCGAAGGGTCCGCGAATCCTTCGGCAAATATACGAAAAGAATCGCGGAGATAGGATTCAATTCCGTCACCGTGGATGAATTGTGTTATCTCGTCCCTCACCCTTTCTTTCCCGAAGAATTGAACGCTAAGATCAGATCGTATCGAAAAAAATATAAGAAATTATTCAAGATAGCTCGCGCGCAAAAGTTGAGAATTTTTCTTACTGCGGATTTCCTTTCCTTTCATCCTACGATGACCGAGAGAACCAAGGGGGATTTGGATGCTTGCATCGATCTCTTTCTGATCGGACTGGACGGTTTCTTTAACGATTTTCCCGAAGTGGACGGAATCGTTCTGAGAATAGGAGAATCCGACGGAGTCGACGTTCGGGCGGATTTTAAAAGCAAATTACTTCTCAAAACTCCGGAACAAACGAACTATTTCCTAAGAAGATCCGTTCCAATATTCGAAAAACATAATAAATTAATGATTTTCCGGACCTGGACCTTAGGAGCCTACGAAGTGGGAGACCTGATCTGGAATCCGGAAACGTATCGGAAGGTTTTCCGAAATATCCGCAGCGATTCCTTGGTGATTTCCATGAAATACGGAGAAGGCGATTTTTTCCGTTACCTTAGGTTGAACCCTCTTTTCCTGCAGGACGATCGCCCCAAATTACTGGAGTTGCAGGCCAGAAGAGAGTACGAAGGATTCGGAGAATATCCGTCCTTTGTCGGATGGCTGTACGAACGCTATCGCACCCAACTACGACACGCCAAGAACCTCGTGGGCCTAAGCGTTTGGACCCAAACGGGCGGCTGGTCCTCCTTCCGCAATTTCACCTTCCTGAAAAATTCCTCCTTTTGGAACGAGCTGAATGCCTTCGTCTCCCTGAAGCTTTTTACGAAAGATTGGTCCGTAGAAAAATGCGTCTCCAAATTCTACCAAGGAGCAAGACAGGAAGAATTTTACAGATTCTTGAAATTAAGCGATCGAGTGATAGAGGACCTACTCTACGACCCCGAATTCGCGGGTAAAACCTATTATCTTCATAGGGTCCGTCTCCCTCCTTTATTGCACGTCACTTGGGACAGGGTGACCGTCTCCGATCCGTTCCGATTCCTATATTCCGCACTTTCCGGAAATCCGAATCTATCCATCCGCTCGGGAGAATCCGCCTTTCCATTACTGGACGAAATGAATCGTTTGGCGGAAAAATTGGACCTTCCTTACAATCACGAATTCCAAAAGGAGACGTTTTATCTGCTACTGCTCTGCAGAAAACTTCTCTACAACCGCGACCTCTCCCGGGAAGAGACTTTACTCGAAGAAGCGTTGGAAAAGGCGAAAGATTATCATGAAAGATATCCTGATACGTACCGATTCCATATTCTTCCCCGCAAAAATCTCCCAGGCACGTTTCAAAAATTCCTGCTGCGTTTGTTCGTAAGGGGCCGAAGTCGATACAGGATTCTGGACAGAATCCTGTATCATCCTGCCTTGCGATTCCTATATTATTTGGTCTACCTCAGGATCCGGCGCAGATTGCCCAGTTTTTTGAACCAACAAGCGATGCCGGTTCGGGAACTATTAAGGTGA
- a CDS encoding alpha/beta hydrolase, with protein MKRWLKITIAILVVTGISYTGAYYTSIPSYEYPQHSLPADFDSFYRGKLAETKSKGGKPGNEERLVRHSPGKTKVAILYVHGFGASRAEGEESMDRVAAKLKANLYYLRLPGHGTNNEDHRDTDFREYLKTAEESLLMMDKLGDKIVLVGTSMGGLISTYLAAKYPDKIHALVLFSPFYDFAAPLAKIFYYPGGPFLGRAINGKIRKSPTRVSGDGIGDKYYDFWYKDQYLDSLTHIANAKKMIVSSGTFEKITEPSLLVYYYKDENKQDKVASVPAMLESFSKFGGSGKNPLNRSIAIGEGHHVLTSKHVSSDKEAVEAAVLDFLKKADVK; from the coding sequence TTGAAACGTTGGCTTAAAATTACGATCGCGATCCTTGTCGTTACTGGAATTTCCTATACCGGCGCCTATTACACCAGCATTCCCAGTTACGAATACCCCCAACATTCTCTTCCCGCCGACTTCGATTCCTTTTACCGAGGCAAACTGGCGGAAACGAAGAGCAAAGGCGGAAAACCCGGAAACGAAGAAAGGTTGGTCCGGCACTCTCCGGGAAAAACGAAAGTTGCCATTTTGTACGTTCACGGATTCGGAGCCTCTAGAGCGGAAGGGGAAGAATCCATGGATAGAGTCGCGGCAAAATTGAAAGCCAATCTCTATTATTTAAGGCTCCCGGGACACGGCACCAACAACGAGGATCACCGCGACACGGATTTTCGAGAATATTTGAAAACCGCGGAAGAAAGCCTACTCATGATGGACAAACTCGGAGACAAAATCGTCCTCGTCGGAACCAGCATGGGAGGATTGATCTCCACCTACTTAGCCGCTAAGTATCCCGACAAAATCCATGCCCTAGTTTTATTTTCCCCTTTTTACGACTTCGCCGCTCCTCTTGCCAAAATCTTCTATTACCCTGGCGGACCTTTTTTAGGCAGAGCGATCAACGGAAAAATCCGGAAATCTCCCACCAGAGTCTCTGGAGACGGAATCGGGGATAAATATTACGATTTTTGGTACAAGGACCAGTATCTGGACTCCTTAACGCATATCGCGAACGCCAAAAAAATGATCGTTTCGAGCGGCACATTCGAAAAGATAACGGAACCAAGTTTATTAGTATATTATTATAAGGACGAAAATAAACAGGATAAGGTCGCGAGCGTTCCGGCCATGCTGGAGAGCTTTTCCAAATTCGGAGGGTCCGGTAAGAATCCCTTGAATCGCTCCATCGCGATCGGGGAAGGACATCACGTTCTGACTTCTAAACACGTTTCCTCCGACAAGGAGGCAGTCGAAGCCGCAGTACTGGATTTTCTGAAAAAGGCGGATGTAAAATAG
- a CDS encoding helix-turn-helix domain-containing protein: MTHLVFFTSLLWGILQFGAYLGALMCVGQIVLERKTALNRLLAVLFALLCVFQSCSLLFLSGGFQAYPHLSAMYLPALGSVGPVLYGIQRFATEKETDAFGSFGLDKKHLAVPLLFWLLYLGSFFLPEKTVSESIGNFLSSPGIRKEEIILFFPLFLLSGYVFAILSESLDLFRAEVLSQEWTARILLFLVSATLINLALGAVYLWTREPVFLLSNASMMGASLCLAYLIGHKRPEFFRTLQEVAQATRQKYARSLLLELDREALKESLKNLMEKEKLYRDEELSLADLADELALSTHQISELLNQELGRNFAAFVNDYRIREACELLKSQPERSVLDIAFEVGFRTKSSFHRAFQKHTNKTPSEFRNEKGANL, from the coding sequence ATGACTCATCTTGTATTTTTCACCTCCCTCCTTTGGGGAATCCTCCAATTCGGCGCCTATTTGGGTGCATTGATGTGCGTCGGCCAAATCGTTCTCGAGAGAAAAACCGCGCTCAACCGACTTTTGGCCGTATTATTCGCCCTACTCTGTGTATTCCAATCCTGTTCCCTTCTCTTTCTTTCCGGGGGATTTCAGGCCTATCCTCATCTCAGTGCAATGTACCTTCCCGCCCTAGGATCCGTGGGTCCGGTATTGTACGGAATCCAAAGATTTGCGACAGAAAAGGAAACGGATGCCTTCGGAAGTTTCGGCCTAGACAAAAAGCACCTGGCTGTTCCCCTGCTTTTTTGGCTCCTCTACCTTGGCAGCTTCTTCTTACCGGAAAAGACGGTTTCGGAATCGATCGGAAATTTCCTCTCCTCTCCCGGGATCCGAAAAGAAGAAATAATTCTATTCTTTCCGTTATTCCTACTCTCCGGCTATGTCTTTGCAATCCTGTCCGAAAGTTTGGACCTCTTCCGAGCGGAAGTCCTAAGCCAGGAATGGACGGCGAGAATCCTACTTTTTCTCGTATCGGCCACCTTGATCAACCTTGCCTTAGGAGCCGTCTATCTTTGGACCAGAGAACCCGTGTTCCTTTTGTCCAACGCTTCGATGATGGGAGCCAGCCTTTGCCTTGCCTATTTGATCGGACACAAGCGTCCCGAATTTTTCCGAACTCTACAGGAAGTAGCGCAGGCAACCCGGCAAAAATACGCCCGTTCCTTGCTCCTGGAACTGGACCGGGAAGCGCTGAAAGAGAGTCTGAAAAACCTGATGGAAAAAGAAAAACTCTACCGGGACGAAGAGCTGAGCCTAGCGGATCTCGCGGACGAACTTGCACTTTCGACTCACCAGATTTCGGAACTTCTAAACCAGGAGCTAGGCAGGAACTTCGCCGCTTTTGTGAACGATTACCGGATCCGGGAGGCTTGCGAATTATTAAAATCCCAACCGGAACGGTCGGTCCTGGACATCGCCTTCGAAGTGGGTTTCCGCACGAAATCCTCCTTCCACAGAGCCTTTCAGAAACATACGAATAAAACCCCATCCGAATTCCGGAACGAGAAGGGTGCGAATTTATAG
- a CDS encoding fatty acid desaturase: MTTIAIRPVSTKPASALSDREKSKKIMKWIRFRDRQLRKKFGFLKHQNEIGAAITLGSAFGMILFAGLYLAGIVPAWACVIANAIFASLLHEIEHDLIHNLYYKDDLSKQNFLFWVVWIFRGNTVSPWYRRMIHTLHHKVSGHKEDIEERLIGNGMRFGGKRFLTMMDGNLSFLFQARRLRKEAPKFKRSEIVRSSWPYLVVFYHLWYGFLFLNGFYFLNDFLGKPISVPDWLDTVRSFLNASAVVYTIPNWIRQTSIQIVSSNMHYYGDVKGLYDQTQVLNSWLLLPLHLFCFNFGSTHGIHHFVVNQPFYLRQAVAPFVHPAMKRYGIRFNDFGSIFRANRLEKTEGVGVARLAS, encoded by the coding sequence ATGACAACGATTGCAATCCGTCCGGTTTCGACCAAGCCCGCTTCGGCACTTTCCGACCGGGAAAAAAGCAAAAAAATCATGAAATGGATCCGCTTCCGGGATAGGCAGCTCCGGAAAAAATTCGGATTCTTAAAACACCAGAATGAAATCGGAGCCGCCATCACTTTAGGCTCCGCGTTCGGTATGATTCTCTTCGCGGGTTTGTATCTCGCCGGAATCGTTCCTGCCTGGGCCTGCGTGATCGCCAACGCGATCTTCGCCTCCTTACTTCACGAGATAGAACACGACCTCATCCACAACCTCTACTATAAGGACGATCTCTCCAAACAGAATTTCCTATTCTGGGTGGTATGGATCTTCCGAGGAAACACGGTTAGTCCTTGGTACAGAAGAATGATCCATACCTTACACCATAAGGTCTCCGGTCACAAGGAAGACATAGAAGAAAGACTGATCGGAAACGGAATGAGATTCGGAGGGAAACGCTTTTTAACGATGATGGACGGAAATCTGTCTTTCCTATTCCAAGCACGTCGGTTGAGAAAAGAAGCTCCCAAGTTCAAAAGAAGCGAAATCGTGCGTTCTAGTTGGCCGTACCTCGTCGTCTTTTATCATCTCTGGTACGGATTTCTCTTCCTGAACGGATTTTACTTTCTCAACGATTTTCTCGGAAAACCGATTTCCGTGCCAGATTGGTTGGATACGGTACGTTCCTTTTTGAACGCCTCCGCGGTCGTCTATACGATCCCGAATTGGATCCGCCAGACGAGCATCCAGATCGTTTCTTCCAACATGCATTATTACGGAGACGTAAAGGGTTTGTACGACCAAACCCAGGTTCTGAACTCCTGGCTGCTTCTTCCACTTCACCTTTTCTGCTTCAATTTCGGAAGCACACACGGCATCCATCATTTCGTGGTGAACCAACCCTTTTATTTGCGGCAGGCGGTGGCGCCTTTCGTCCATCCGGCCATGAAAAGGTACGGAATCCGATTCAACGATTTCGGAAGCATCTTTCGGGCAAATCGTCTGGAAAAAACGGAAGGAGTCGGAGTCGCCCGATTGGCATCCTAA
- the lsa20 gene encoding LIC11469 family lipoprotein adhesin Lsa20, with the protein MDKFGQLLALLVSAAILMDCGKEEKKESFSLNLAGKKGVVPVHILWNSRGFPGKIRLHELAAGRPVSLWETETVSSLEKAPVSGEIEGSTLLLSAGELRRFALVYKNETGEDLFFFAAPHSVTPPEFGFGFKFKCLCVNHLFKVEAGKVWYRIVEFRTMPNWASGEFEVSHTLVRVDPTQAKEWETQKSRSTSED; encoded by the coding sequence TTGGACAAATTCGGTCAGCTTCTAGCGCTTTTGGTATCCGCCGCGATTCTTATGGATTGCGGTAAGGAGGAAAAGAAAGAATCCTTCTCCTTGAATCTCGCAGGGAAAAAAGGAGTGGTTCCCGTTCATATCCTCTGGAACTCCCGCGGTTTCCCGGGAAAGATTCGGTTGCATGAGCTTGCCGCAGGGCGCCCCGTATCTCTCTGGGAAACCGAAACGGTTTCCTCTTTGGAAAAAGCCCCGGTCTCCGGAGAAATCGAGGGTTCGACTCTTTTGCTCAGCGCCGGAGAACTAAGACGTTTCGCACTGGTGTACAAGAACGAAACCGGAGAAGATCTTTTCTTCTTTGCCGCTCCGCATTCCGTGACTCCTCCAGAGTTCGGATTCGGTTTCAAGTTCAAATGCCTTTGCGTAAATCACCTGTTCAAAGTGGAAGCCGGAAAAGTCTGGTACAGGATCGTAGAATTCCGGACCATGCCGAATTGGGCCAGCGGAGAGTTCGAGGTATCTCATACCTTGGTAAGAGTGGATCCGACCCAGGCGAAGGAATGGGAAACGCAGAAATCGAGATCTACTTCGGAGGACTAG
- a CDS encoding NAD(P)-dependent oxidoreductase, with the protein MKITVYGATGMIGQRIVNEALTRGHEVIAVARHPENLKKEHKNLKKQPGDIGNPDSVASLAKDSDAVVCSVNTPQGVDPSWFRTVAKSLLEGTSKAGKTPMYVVGGAGSLYIAPNVQLVDTPNFPEAYKSAALEHRKFLEILKNSGATHWTYLSPAAFISPGERTGKFRLGLEELVTDSEGNSKISVEDFAVALLDEIESPKHQGKRFTLAY; encoded by the coding sequence ATGAAAATCACCGTTTATGGAGCTACTGGAATGATCGGACAAAGGATCGTAAACGAAGCTCTTACGAGAGGACACGAGGTGATCGCGGTGGCGAGGCATCCCGAAAACTTGAAAAAGGAACACAAGAACTTGAAAAAACAACCTGGAGATATAGGGAACCCCGATTCTGTCGCTTCTCTTGCAAAAGACTCCGATGCGGTCGTATGCTCGGTCAATACGCCCCAAGGAGTCGATCCCTCCTGGTTTCGTACCGTTGCCAAGTCTCTATTAGAAGGTACTTCCAAAGCGGGAAAAACCCCAATGTACGTAGTAGGAGGCGCCGGAAGTCTGTACATCGCACCGAATGTACAATTGGTCGATACTCCCAATTTTCCCGAGGCCTACAAATCGGCCGCACTAGAACATAGGAAATTTTTAGAAATCCTAAAGAACTCAGGGGCAACTCACTGGACCTACCTGAGCCCGGCCGCCTTCATCTCACCCGGGGAACGTACGGGAAAGTTCAGATTGGGCCTGGAGGAACTGGTAACGGATTCGGAAGGAAACAGCAAAATTTCCGTAGAGGATTTCGCGGTGGCTCTGCTGGACGAAATCGAATCCCCGAAACACCAGGGCAAAAGATTCACTCTCGCCTATTAG
- a CDS encoding discoidin domain-containing protein — protein sequence MRWKFPALLPFLLICVFCGKKLPVSMITATSMESGLPFDILEGKKWRPEKGANFVKLHVYPDEAFLLSKIEIESCGESFTDPITAYINFDEYNQDLAPKGSSAIVEFPSPKNARSVTFNFHKNANLCVDKVSFYDEKGNKMKWKGPKIVEASVKASETAKPVLSYDVMNLFDSRYEYAWASDKKGAGVVLDFEFKEKQKIKSLKIWNGYQRSDSHCQTNGRLKTATLTGDDGSTNKIEVQDVMGPQTISLSKPFEGKKLRLTVDSIYGGKTYKGLIISELRFSDGEEWILPNPIEQVRKIAKENAIQFAAANITNVLNWSYVGGEYSGEIPVGASVAEETKATNSNPPPAENENAGEEVSQLYLESSNWTLRLRSDGSMFLEGNTTDTGWGNRMAKSFFALGNYEIKEATPEGLKLRIFGLVRQKTSREQEQEEYFGGDCNGCGRDCNMGNSDPDDTEKIFQETIRIRKFGDKIYVQNENPDKVFHFKLLELGQE from the coding sequence ATGAGATGGAAGTTTCCGGCCTTGTTGCCCTTTTTGCTAATTTGTGTCTTCTGCGGGAAGAAATTGCCTGTGTCCATGATCACGGCCACTTCCATGGAAAGCGGCCTTCCGTTCGATATTTTGGAGGGAAAGAAATGGCGACCGGAAAAAGGGGCGAATTTCGTCAAACTCCACGTTTATCCCGACGAGGCCTTTCTTTTGTCGAAAATCGAAATCGAATCCTGCGGCGAATCGTTTACGGATCCTATCACCGCCTATATTAACTTTGACGAATATAATCAGGATTTGGCGCCTAAGGGATCTTCTGCGATCGTGGAATTTCCTTCCCCAAAAAACGCGAGATCCGTCACTTTCAACTTCCACAAGAACGCGAACCTCTGCGTGGATAAAGTCTCTTTCTACGACGAAAAAGGGAATAAGATGAAATGGAAGGGACCGAAAATAGTGGAGGCTTCCGTCAAGGCCTCCGAAACGGCTAAGCCCGTTTTGTCCTACGACGTTATGAATTTGTTCGATTCCAGGTACGAGTATGCCTGGGCGTCGGATAAGAAAGGCGCCGGGGTCGTTTTGGATTTCGAATTCAAGGAAAAGCAAAAAATCAAATCCTTGAAGATCTGGAACGGTTACCAACGATCCGATAGCCATTGCCAAACCAACGGTAGACTGAAAACGGCTACCTTAACCGGAGACGACGGAAGCACGAACAAGATAGAAGTGCAGGATGTGATGGGGCCTCAGACCATTTCCCTATCCAAACCCTTCGAAGGAAAGAAACTTAGGCTCACCGTCGATTCCATTTACGGGGGAAAAACCTATAAGGGATTGATCATCAGCGAATTGAGATTTTCCGACGGAGAGGAATGGATCCTTCCGAATCCGATAGAACAGGTGCGTAAGATCGCGAAGGAAAACGCCATCCAATTCGCCGCGGCGAATATTACGAACGTATTGAATTGGAGTTATGTAGGAGGCGAGTATTCGGGAGAAATTCCGGTGGGCGCTTCCGTAGCGGAAGAGACGAAGGCTACGAATTCCAATCCTCCTCCGGCTGAGAACGAGAATGCGGGCGAGGAGGTTTCCCAACTGTATTTGGAATCCTCCAACTGGACCCTCCGCCTGAGATCCGACGGGAGTATGTTTTTGGAAGGAAACACTACCGACACCGGATGGGGAAACAGAATGGCCAAAAGTTTCTTCGCATTGGGAAATTATGAAATTAAGGAAGCGACTCCGGAAGGTTTGAAACTCAGGATTTTCGGCCTGGTCCGCCAAAAAACCTCCAGAGAACAGGAGCAGGAGGAATATTTCGGAGGAGATTGCAACGGTTGCGGTCGGGATTGCAATATGGGAAATTCGGATCCGGATGACACCGAAAAAATTTTCCAGGAAACGATTCGCATCCGGAAATTCGGTGATAAGATCTACGTCCAAAACGAAAATCCGGACAAAGTATTCCATTTTAAACTTCTGGAATTGGGACAGGAATAA
- a CDS encoding DMT family transporter, with product MEESRLRTYLEFQFSQIIISGNVLFAHILPYSPSMITWGRTLFSSLLLGSLLYLRKRPLFFSSPKENSISFALGILLAVHWVTFFASAQISTVAVAVLTLFTHPIWTVFLEPIYFPVKIKIADLAMAGLVCFGMWILVPKFELGNEYLLGVGIGLLSALTLALRNLLTKKYLSSHGSSQVMFHQSLATCILLSPVLTQESVFRTGKEWASVFLLGTFFTALGHTMYVKAVFKMKVKTAGLLSTVQPVYSALLAWLILGEFPRREEFLGGALILTAALVESLRYRQRSE from the coding sequence ATGGAAGAGAGCCGGCTCCGGACCTACTTAGAATTCCAATTCTCGCAGATCATCATCAGCGGCAACGTCCTGTTCGCACACATTCTTCCCTATTCCCCCTCTATGATCACTTGGGGAAGGACCTTGTTTTCCAGCCTGCTTCTCGGAAGCCTATTGTATCTCAGAAAAAGGCCTCTTTTCTTTTCCTCCCCGAAGGAGAATTCGATTTCTTTCGCTCTGGGAATCCTTCTCGCCGTACATTGGGTCACGTTCTTTGCATCGGCTCAGATTTCCACAGTCGCCGTGGCGGTGCTGACCCTATTTACCCATCCGATCTGGACCGTTTTTCTGGAGCCGATCTATTTTCCGGTGAAAATCAAAATCGCCGATTTGGCCATGGCGGGCTTAGTCTGTTTCGGAATGTGGATCCTGGTGCCGAAATTCGAACTAGGAAACGAATATCTACTCGGAGTCGGAATCGGACTCTTATCCGCCTTAACTCTGGCGCTCCGAAATCTTTTGACAAAGAAATATCTTTCCAGCCACGGCTCTTCCCAAGTGATGTTCCACCAAAGTCTCGCTACTTGTATTCTTCTTTCCCCCGTCTTAACGCAAGAATCCGTCTTCCGTACCGGAAAAGAATGGGCATCCGTGTTTCTACTCGGAACCTTTTTTACCGCCCTAGGCCATACCATGTACGTAAAGGCGGTATTCAAAATGAAAGTCAAAACTGCGGGCCTTCTTTCCACGGTACAACCGGTTTACTCCGCGTTACTCGCTTGGTTGATCCTCGGAGAATTTCCGAGAAGGGAGGAATTCTTAGGCGGAGCCTTGATTCTGACCGCTGCACTCGTCGAGTCCCTTAGATACAGGCAACGATCCGAATAA
- the crcB gene encoding fluoride efflux transporter CrcB yields the protein MILPYLYVAFGGAIGSVLRYSIQLNVARQDQPPFPFATFLVNALGSFLIGWVYAVSEKTGLLSPEFRIFLATGFCGGFTTFSAFSYESLAFLRAGEYHSFLFYSFATFALCLFGTAFGIWLGSFLKSF from the coding sequence ATGATTTTGCCTTATCTGTACGTCGCGTTTGGCGGAGCCATCGGTAGCGTACTTAGATATTCCATCCAGTTGAACGTAGCAAGACAGGATCAACCCCCCTTTCCATTTGCAACCTTTCTCGTCAATGCACTCGGAAGTTTTCTCATCGGTTGGGTCTATGCCGTTTCGGAAAAAACCGGGCTCCTTTCTCCTGAGTTTCGTATTTTTCTCGCCACCGGATTTTGCGGGGGTTTTACCACTTTTTCCGCCTTTAGTTACGAATCGTTGGCTTTCCTAAGGGCTGGGGAATATCATTCCTTTCTATTTTATTCTTTCGCGACCTTTGCACTTTGCCTCTTCGGAACCGCGTTCGGAATTTGGTTAGGTTCCTTTCTCAAATCTTTCTGA
- a CDS encoding Rrf2 family transcriptional regulator, producing MDVKLSLHSRTAKPGFHVGLLPMSIPSRYSIAIHVLSLIRTEGGEDVTSQLMANSIGTNAVVIRGILGKLKKAGLVQTRQGVPGAKLARCPEEIRLLEVYKAVESSEELFSIHAKANPKCEVGKRIQGALVRIFQDAQKALEEKLNDFTLAHVLLNIEEEKKKGA from the coding sequence TTGGACGTAAAATTGTCCTTGCATTCTAGAACGGCAAAACCAGGATTTCATGTAGGACTCCTTCCCATGTCCATCCCAAGCAGATATTCCATTGCAATTCACGTTCTTTCCTTGATACGAACCGAGGGAGGAGAAGACGTTACGTCCCAATTGATGGCCAACAGCATCGGGACCAACGCTGTCGTGATCCGAGGGATTTTAGGAAAATTAAAAAAGGCAGGTCTTGTACAGACTCGTCAGGGAGTTCCCGGCGCTAAATTGGCAAGGTGTCCCGAAGAGATCCGCTTACTGGAAGTCTACAAAGCTGTGGAATCTTCCGAAGAACTTTTTTCCATTCACGCGAAAGCGAATCCGAAATGCGAAGTCGGCAAGAGAATCCAAGGAGCGCTCGTGAGGATCTTCCAAGATGCCCAAAAGGCTCTAGAGGAAAAATTGAACGACTTTACCCTGGCTCACGTACTCCTCAACATCGAAGAAGAAAAGAAAAAAGGCGCCTAA
- a CDS encoding MORN repeat-containing protein: MLSFRLRLLPLIFGISFCSILIDCSSTQSKEDGPKNNSEQSSAGTSTETTSSRSADLDLSAQTIEDGKCEQGDCENGSGTYVYSNGDKYIGTFRNSLRDGHGKFAYKNGDHYEGEFAEDKKDGFGTYVFANGTVLEGNFSGGALKGKSKLTFSDGSVLDVDFTDDNNSGPGKFTRSDGTESEECSIQSKTLFCPKE, from the coding sequence ATGCTCTCTTTCCGGCTCCGCCTTCTCCCTCTCATTTTCGGAATTTCTTTTTGTTCGATTCTCATCGATTGTTCGAGCACGCAGAGCAAAGAAGACGGACCGAAAAACAACTCCGAACAGAGTTCCGCCGGAACATCCACGGAAACAACCTCTTCCCGGTCCGCGGATCTGGATCTCTCCGCGCAAACGATAGAAGACGGAAAATGCGAGCAAGGAGATTGTGAAAACGGCTCCGGAACGTACGTATATTCCAACGGGGACAAGTATATCGGAACGTTTCGAAACAGCCTCCGTGACGGTCACGGAAAATTCGCTTATAAAAACGGAGACCATTACGAAGGAGAATTCGCGGAAGACAAAAAGGACGGATTCGGGACGTATGTGTTCGCAAACGGAACCGTACTGGAAGGGAATTTTTCCGGCGGAGCGCTGAAAGGAAAATCCAAACTCACTTTTTCCGATGGAAGCGTACTCGATGTGGATTTCACCGACGACAATAACTCCGGGCCTGGAAAATTCACTCGCTCGGACGGAACGGAATCGGAGGAATGCTCCATCCAATCCAAAACATTATTCTGCCCGAAAGAATAG